A genomic stretch from Microcebus murinus isolate Inina chromosome 19, M.murinus_Inina_mat1.0, whole genome shotgun sequence includes:
- the HSD3B7 gene encoding 3 beta-hydroxysteroid dehydrogenase type 7: MANSAQAQKLVYLVTGGCGFLGEHVVRMLLQQEPRLRELRIFDLHLGPWVDELKTGPVQVTAIQGDVTQAHEVAAAMDGAHVVIHIAGLVDVFGRASPKTIHEVNVQGTQNVIEACVQTGTQFLVYTSSMEVVGPNIKGHPFYRGNEDTPYEAVHKHPYPRSKALAERLVLEANGRKVRGGLPLVTCALRPTGIYGEGHQIMRDFYHQGLRLGGRLFRAIPTSVEHGRVYVGNVAWMHVLVARELEQRAALMGGQVYFCYDRSPYKSYEDFNMEFLGPCGLRLVGARPLLPYWLLVLLATLNALLQWLLRPLLLYAPLLNPYTLAVANTTFTVSTNKAQRHFGYEPLFSWEDSRTRTIRWVQALESSAQ, encoded by the exons ATGGCCAACTCTGCACAGGCCCAGAAGCTGGTGTACCTGGTCACAGGTGGCTGTGGCTTCCTGGGGGAGCATGTGGTGCGAATGCTGCTGCAGCAGGAGCCCCGGCTCCGTGAGCTGCGAATCTTTGACCTACACCTGGGCCCCTGGGTGGACGAACTGAAGACAG GGCCTGTGCAGGTGACTGCCATCCAGGGGGATGTGACCCAGGCCCATGAAGTGGCAGCGGCTATGGATGGTGCCCATGTGGTCATTCACATAGCTGGGCTGGTGGACGTGTTTGGGAGGGCCAGCCCCAAGACCATCCACGAGGTCAACGTGCAGG GCACACAGAACGTGATCGAGGCTTGTGTGCAGACTGGGACGCAGTTCCTGGTGTACACGAGCAGCATGGAAGTTGTGGGGCCTAACATCAAAGGCCACCCGTTCTACAG GGGCAACGAGGACACCCCGTATGAAGCAGTGCACAAGCACCCCTATCCTCGAAGCAAGGCCCTGGCTGAGCGGCTGGTCCTGGAGGCCAATGGGAGGAAG GTCCGCGGGGGTCTGCCCCTAGTGACATGTGCCCTGCGTCCCACGGGCATCTACGGTGAAGGCCACCAGATCATGAGGGACTTCTACCACCAGGGCCTGCGCCTGGGGGGTCGGCTCTTCCGGGCCATCCCAACCTCTGTGGAGCACGGCCGGGTCTACGTGG GCAATGTGGCCTGGATGCATGTGCTGGTGGCCCGGGAGCTGGAGCAGCGGGCAGCATTAATGGGTGGCCAGGTGTACTTCTGCTATGACAGATCGCCCTACAAGAGCTACGAGGACTTCAACATGGAGTTCCTGGGCCCCTGCGGACTGCGGCTGGTAGGCGCCCGCCCGCTGTTGCCTTACTGGCTGCTGGTGCTCCTGGCTACCCTCAATGCCTTGCTGCAGTGGCTGCTGCGGCCACTGCTGCTCTACGCACCCCTGCTAAACCCCTACACGCTGGCAGTGGCCAACACCACCTTCACCGTTAGCACCAACAAGGCTCAGCGCCATTTTGGCTATGAGCCCCTGTTCTCATGGGAGGACAGCCGGACCCGCACCATCCGCTGGGTGCAGGCCCTGGAGAGCTCAGCCCAGTGA